From Glycine soja cultivar W05 chromosome 4, ASM419377v2, whole genome shotgun sequence, the proteins below share one genomic window:
- the LOC114410273 gene encoding WD repeat-containing protein 44-like gives MGSFSEDEECRFFDAQEDVVSIPDEGVSNGFDYEVWIRSPRSVRERRGKFMKRMGLSSVDLVALENENSVDVRSVECEEEVMDRVNVNSGAVTRNCVMEEEFCSSRTSMSCWHRENSSGEFGMVDSSPCHDGNLEGNVDQEGLQCREMSEGRDLDSDRSVVAEEFKESENALRGTNGNVTVGKMNKYRKGWLRRLRSITCMVNRQEEGDNGREEGLGEMSGTCRLQKVKVRQSKKQMKELSALYMRQDIQAHEGSILTMKFSPDGQYLASGGEDGVVRLWQVVEEDRCNEVDIPEIDPSCIYFTVNNLSELTPLFIDKEKISKLKSLKKTSDSACIVFPPKIFRLLEKPLHEFRGHRGEVLDLSWSSNNYLLSSSVDKTVRLWQVNHDRCLKVFSHSNYVTCIQFNPVDDNYFISGSIDGKVRIWAIPDCHVVDWIDIKDIVTAVCYRPDGQGGIIGSLAGNCRFYNVSENRLQLDSQLCLIGKKKLSGRGITGFQFLPQDSNKVMVSCADSQVRILDGFNVIGKYKNLSTGSPMCASLTSDGKHILSACEDSNVYLWNVSQEESNPVKAKKITSCERFFSNASIAVTWHGLKSQNIEIQHQLDALDKRSSQVIQLSPPASFSLSQEFFLESFPKGSATWPEEKLPVSSPKAKTSVMRKSEYKFLKSSCKSTSSAHAWGMVIVTAGWDGRIKSFHNYGLPILA, from the exons ATGGGTAGCTTCAGCGAAGACGAGGAATGTCGGTTTTTCGATGCTCAAGAGGATGTTGTGTCCATTCCAGATGAAGGGGTATCCAATGGTTTTGATTATGAAGTGTGGATTCGGAGTCCAAGGAGTGTGAGAGAGCGTAGGGGCAAGTTTATGAAGAGGATGGGACTGAGTAGTGTGGATTTGGTTGcccttgaaaatgaaaattcagTAGATGTGCGTAGTGTTGAATGTGAAGAGGAGGTTATGGACAGAGTAAATGTTAACAGTGGGGCCGTGACCCGAAATTGTGTTATGGAAGAGGAATTCTGTTCAAGCAGGACATCAATGTCTTGTTGGCATAGGGAGAATTCTTCAGGGGAGTTTGGTATGGTGGATAGTTCGCCGTGTCATGATGGAAATTTGGAGGGTAATGTGGATCAGGAGGGGTTGCAGTGTCGGGAGATGAGTGAGGGAAGAGATCTGGATTCAGATCGGTCGGTGGTTGCGGAGGAATTTAAGGAATCAGAAAATGCCTTAAGGGGAACGAATGGTAATGTTACTGTTGGGAAGATGAACAAGTATAGAAAGGGTTGGCTCAGAAGATTGCGGTCGATAACGTGCATGGTTAATAGGCAAGAGGAAGGTGATAATGGGAGAGAAGAAGGTCTTGGTGAAATGTCAGGAACTTGTAGGCTTCAGAAAGTTAAGGTCCGCCAGtccaagaagcaaatgaagGAACTTTCGGCTCTTTACATGAGGCAAGATATCCAAGCGCATGAAGGTTCGATTTTGACCATGAAGTTCAGTCCTGATGGGCAGTATCTTGCTAGTGGTGGTGAAGATGGGGTTGTGCGCTTGTGGCAAGTGGTTGAGGAGGATAGGTGTAATGAAGTTGACATTCCAGAAATTGACCCGTCCTGCATTTATTTTACTGTGAATAATCTCTCTGAATTGACACCACTGTTTAtcgataaagaaaaaataagcaaACTGAAGAGCCTGAAAAAAACATCAGATTCAGCTTGCATTGTTTTTCCTCCTAAGATCTTCCGGTTGTTGGAGAAACCATTGCATGAGTTTCGGGGGCACAGAGGTGAAGTTTTGGATCTCTCTTGGTCAAGCAATAAT TATCTTCTGTCATCTTCAGTTGACAAAACTGTTCGTCTATGGCAAGTGAATCATGACCGTTGCTTGAAAGTTTTCTCACACAGTAATTATG TGACGTGCATACAATTCAATCCCGTGGATGATAATTATTTCATTAGTGGATCTATAGATGGAAAAGTACGCATCTGGGCAATTCCTGATTGCCATGTTGTTGATTGGATTGATATCAAAGATATAGTAACTGCGGTATGCTATCGGCCTGATGGGCAG GGAGGGATCATTGGCTCCTTGGCTGGCAATTGCCGGTTTTATAATGTATCAG AGAATCGCTTGCAATTAGATTCCCAACTATGCTTAATTGGTAAAAAGAAACTTTCAGGCAGAGGGATAACTGGGTTTCAG tttcttccaCAAGATTCTAACAAAGTTATGGTCTCCTGTGCTGATTCACAAGTCAGAATCCTTGATGGGTTTAATGTGATTGGCAAGTACAAAA acCTTAGCACAGGGAGCCCAATGTGTGCATCATTGACTTCTGATGGGAAACATATTCTATCAGCATGTGAGGACTCTAACGTATATCTATGGAATGTTAGTCAAGAAGAGTCTAATCCTGTGAAAGCTAAGAAGATTACATCTTGTGAGCGTTTTTTCTCAAATGCGTCCATAGCAGTAACTTGGCATGGTTTGAAATCGCAAAATATTGAAATCCAACATCAACTGGATGCCTTGGATAAAAGATCATCTCAAGTTATACAACTCAGTCCTCCTGCTTCATTCTCCCTGAGTCAAGAgttcttcttggagtcttttcCAAAGGGATCTGCAACTTGGCCAGAGGAGAAGCTTCCTGTTTCAAGCCCCAAGGCTAAAACATCAGTGATGCGTAAATCCGAGTACAAGTTCTTGAAATCTTCTTGCAAGAGTACCTCCTCTGCTCATGCATGGGGTATGGTCATTGTCACTGCTGGCTGGGATGGTAGGATAAAATCATTCCACAATTATGGGCTACCTATACTGGCTTGA